CATCTGTTTATTTTAGCTTTTGGCTCAATAAGCAGAATAGCATAGAAGTAGATCAGGGGTTGAATGACCAGATCTACTGCCAAAGGAAAATACCGGAAAACGTGGGTATTCCATAGACCTAGTGTGTGCAGCAAGATTTTGCTACTAAGCAGGCAAAAGGCAACGATGGCGAGAGCGAGATAAATATTACTCTGGTGAGTCTTCTTCAGAAGTGACAATAGACTAGTTATTAGTCCTTGTACAATACCAATAAGAATAATAATATCGAATAGCGAAAAAGCCTGATTCAAGAACAATGGATTTCAGTCGATGCAAAAACACTCATTGTTGCTAATATAGGCTTTACTACGCTCAGGTCAAGTAATTGAGGTAGCTCAACAACAAATGATGAATAACAACGAGAACGTATTATTCACCAATCATTCGTCGTGAATCATCAAATCAAATAACCATGCCTCGGTGAAATACTCGGTCTCCCACTACGGCGGAATGATCAGCCCGGTGAAGGGTGCAGCGGTTGTCCCAGATTACCACATCGCCCGGTTGCCAACTGTGGCGGTAGATACGTTGCTCTTCAGTAGCGTAGTCGTAGAGCTTCCGAATCACTTCGTTTCCCAGTGAAGTATTGCGAATAGCTACGCAACGCTCCGGGGTTGACAGGTAAATAGTTTTCTTACCGCTGATAGGATGGGTTAGAAAAAGCGGGTGCCAAGTTTCAGTTTCACTGAGTTGGTGTTCATCCTGATTAATACCCGTGACCTGATGTAGCACTTCTGAGTTTTTCAATTCTTGTTTCAGTGTATCGTCCAACTCATCGTAGGCTCGGTATTGGCTGGTAAATAGCGTTTCGCCCCCGGAGGCTGGACAGTCTATAATTTTTAGTGCAGTAAAGGCTGGGGTCTTTTTTACATAGCTGGTATCGGTGTGGAACACAGAGCGGGGCGGTGTTTTTCTACCCTTATTAGATACTACGTTGAGCCGAGGTTCGTCAGGAGCATGTTTTTCTCCTTCGGTAAACGTAAGCTCACCCAGCTTACTCAGAAAGTTGGCAAAATCAGTATCACTCAGGGTTTGATGATGAAAAACCGCTACGCCATGGTTGGCCAAGGCTGCCTTTATATCATCAATTTCCTGGTCAGAAACCTCTTTAAGCGGTTGGCTGCCGGTTTCTTCCAGCACAAAATCTGACCCATCTACTGAATTAAATTTCATTCTTAGGCCGCTTTGCGTTGTAACTGATCAAAATCCAGCGAAGAAAGCTGCGCCTCCGCTCCTTCAAAGTCGTGCGCTTGGGTATTGGCTCCGCCGAAGGCATAGCTGGAAATACCTGCTGCCTGGGCAGCCGACAGGCCATCCTGGTTGTCTTCAATTGCTTTAGCCTCACTGGCCTCAACTCCTAATTTTTCTAAAGCTAACTGGTAAGCATCGGCGGCTGGCTTTTTGGCTTCAACCTGACTGCTATCAATGATTACATCAAAAGTATCAGCCGAAATTTCGGTTGAAAGGGCGCCCAATAAATTATCTATATTTTCGCGGCTAGTCGTGGTTACCAAGCCTAGTTTTATGCCTTCTTCCTTTGCTTTCCGAATGGTATCGGCAACTCCCGACCGGGGTTGAATGGACTTTTCCTGGAGCAAATCCTGAAAAATTCTTGACTTAGTAGCGTGAACCGCTTCAGCATCTACCGTTTCACCTTTACTTTCGGCAAAGCTCGCAATTCGCTGTTTGCCTCCGCTATCTTTAAGCAATTCTTGGTACTGTTCACGGGGCCAGTTCCAGTCTAAGTTATGCTCGTTAAACGCCTGGTTAAAGGCTTCACGTTGTAGTTCTGAGGTTTCGGCCAAGGTGCCGATAGATCCAAAAAGTAATGCTTTCATAGTTGTAGTTTTGTGTACCGGATAAACTATGACATCAGGTGGATGTTTGTGCTACTTACCGGTTTTTAGCAATTATAGTGATGTATACTTACTCACGCTCTACCAGTGATCCGGTCACTAGGTATTTATTAATGCCAGCACTTGCTTTCTATACGCTTTTTTAGGTGGGGTGAGCCAAATAGTATGCTTTTATAGCTCATATTTATGCATTATATTGAGCTATAAATTAAAATATTTGGCGCATAGCATTGGCCGAGTTTCAATTACAGATGCCTATTATACAAGCAGAGGACTTGCAAGCTTAACGGAGCTTTTGGTGGTTATTTTCACTTCTGCTTAATCGCCAATTGACCACAGGCGGCATCAATATCTTTGCCTCGGCTACGACGTACGTTCACGGTTACCCCTCTATTTTCTAAGTAGCGGGCAAATTGATCGAGGCGGTCTTCTTCGGTATTCTTAAAATCAGCTTCCGCGATGGGATTGTACTCAATCAGGTTTACTTTGCTCGGTACGTACTTGGTAAATTGCCATAGTTCTTTGGCATCTTCCAGCGTATCGTTAAAGTCGTAAAACACAATGTACTCAAAGGTGATGCGGGTGCGGGTTTTCTGGTAGAAATACTGCAAAGCTTCGCGTAGCACTTCCAGGTTGTTACTTTCATTGATCGCCATAATCCGGTTGCGCTTTTCATCGTTAGCGGCGTGTAGTGAGAGGGCCAGATTAAATTTCACCTGATCGTCGCCCAGCTTTTTAATCATCTTGGCAATACCGGCGGTGGAAACCGTAATTCGTTTGGGCGACATATTTAGCCCTTTAGGTGAAGTGATGTGTTCAATAGATTGTAGCACATTGGCGTAGTTGAGCAGTGGTTCACCCATACCCATGTACACAATATTGGAAAGCGGGACCTGGTAGTTTTCCTCGGCTTGTTGGTTAATAAGAACAACCTGATCGTAGATTTCGGCCGCATCCAGATTGCGTTTACGATCCATGTAGCCGGTAGCGCAGAACTTACAGGCCAGCGAACAACCTACCTGTGAGGATACGCAGGCCGTCATGCGTGAGTCCGTAGGAATCAATACGCCTTCTACCAAGTGGCGGTCGTGCAGCCGAAACATAGATTTTATGGTCTGGTCGCTACTAACTTGCTGTTCGTCTACCTGCAACGCATTGATCGTAAAGTTGTCTTCCAGTAACTCCCGCGTAGCTTTGGAGAGGTTGGTCATCTCAGCAAAGCTGGTGGCTGACTTCTTCCACAGCCACTCTTCCACCTGCTTCACCCGAAACGGCTTTTCCCCGGCTTCAATCAGAAACTCCTGAAGCTTTTCTGGTTTTATTTTACGAATGTCTTTTTTAGTAGCTACTACTGGTTCCATGCGATAAAAATACGTTTACACCTAAGCAACGATAAATGGGAATAGTAAAGTTTTCGTCTTACCGTAGTTTTTCTATTTGGCAAGAAGGGCTCTATTACTAATGGGGTGAATTATCTAATATCTGGAGAGAGAATATAATGTTAAGTTTTTGTTAAGTGGTTTTGATATTATAGCCTTTTTTATACCTTACAAATGAGAATTTATTTTTTACAATCTTATCGCTTCCGTAATACTTTTTATATCTTTTTTAAACCCTCTAAATTTCAAAAAATGACTTTTTTAAGGAAGAATTTACTCTTAGCCTTAGTGTTAGCCCTAATTACGTACGCTTGTACTAATCAGCATGACCAAGAAGCATCTTGGGAGGATTTAGATTATGAGTATAATCAACTGGAAAAATATAGATGGGAAATGCCACATTCTGCCCAAGAGTTTCGCGAAACATTTAAACTTTCGCGCGATGAATTTGCTGAGTTTATTGATTATGCGAAAGAAGGTAATTTGGCCTACATGGATAAGTTCTATGCCGAGCAAGTGTTGAAAAGAAATGTAGAAGTAAGTGCCGAAGAGTATCAAGAGTTTGAAAGGTTTTACAATGAAACTAATTGGGAAGAAGAACTCAAGCACGGAACGGGAAGTATTGATTTTGATAGTGAAAAAAAAAATCAACGTGGAACCCTGACGATAGAACCTTAGTTCCAGCCCACGCACGCTGCTGCCGTACCTCTTGCGGTACACGTCCCGAAGATGATGAAGACTCTCGCTCTATTATGCCTATTGGTATGGGAGTATTTACAAGCTGTCAAGGTGGTGGTAGCGGGAGCGGAAATACCGGTTCAGATGATGTAACAATAATTAGGGTCAGTTTCGCTAGTAAAGGTTATACTACAATTCATTTTACGGTTACTTACAATTATACGACCCATCAAACGAAGGTAACTTCTTACAGTACTGGTGAAACTAGAACAGGAGGAGTATGGCATCAGCAAGAACATTACGGACAGGCAGATGGAGTAATTGGTATAGCTCAAGTTGAAGGATATTGGGAGACTTTTTACGGAGGTAGAAGAGCTTATACTTACAGAATTGAGCATGAGAGGAATACTGGTAGAGTAAATGTTCGAGATGTAGATGATCGTCGTAGCCATTAATTAATTTAACTTACGGAAGCAGAGAAAGCACTCTTTAGGGTGCTTTTTTTGTTTAGAGATCATCGGTTTTAGTAAAACTAATCCAACAATAATTTAAATCAACTTCTATTTATTATTCAACTCTTTCGCCAAATTCAGCTCAGAAAGCTTGATGCCACGCCAACAACCAAAGTTGGATAGAAAGTTTAATGTGGGTGGTTATTCTTATTTTACTGCGTTACCTGCACTGTATCCGGCGGATAGATCACTCCCAATGCCCGGTCTATTTGTTTAACTACTTCCCCTTCTAAGTCGGCCAATTCAACAAACCGCATCGATAGGATATTGATCGTTTTGATTTCTTCTGGGTCAACCGGGGTATAAAGCACCTGAATAAAGGAAGGCATCAGCTCTTCGGTGATAAACCCTTGCGAAGTATATACTTCGGTGGCAGCGGTGACTATATTGTAGTCAAACTCAGCCACAATACCCGTGGTTACTGCCGCGTCCCAAGAAGTACTTTTCGGAAATTCAGGAAAAAACGAAGATCCGTTGGAAATAAGACCAAGTACGTCAGAGCTAAAATAACCTTGTTGAGCCAGGTAGGTTCGAAGAGTGTCTTGTTCGTCGGTGGCTGCCCGGCGAAGGTTGCTGATAATTGTTTGGTGAATATGCATGGCTGAATCCAGTATCCGCCGATTATCTTTCATTTCCTCAATAATACGTTCTAAAGCGACCTCTTTTTGCCGTTCGATTTTCTGATTCTCCGCGTAGCGATTGATAAATAGTGCGAACAAAACACTGAATACAATCAGCGCGCTTTCTATCAGCAGTCGTCTGAATCCTTTTAGTCTGATTTTCATGAGAATTTACTGTGATAAGTATCAATCTTTACCGTTACCATTCAGTGCCGCCCCCAAATTAAGCTCGGATAGTTTCGTGCCGCCTTTAACACCGAAATCTAACGTGCGGATGGGGAACGGTATGGTAATATCGTGGGCATCGTAGGCTTTTTTGATGGCAATAAATACCTGATTGATAATTTGTAAAATGGTGGGTTCGCCCGGAAAGGTAATCCAAAACCGGAGGTTAAAGTTGATGGAACTATCTTCAAATTCGTAGTAATCAAAAATAATATCCTTGTCGGTTCGTACTCCCTCCACCGTTTTTACAGCATCTAGTGTCACTTGTTGTACTTGCTCTAAATCTTCGCCGTAAGAAATGCCAATTTTTAAGTCAATGCGTCGCTCACCCGTAATTGTGTAGTTGATAATTTTCTTCTGGATGACATCTTTATTGGGAATATACACCTCCTGCCCCTGAAAGGTACGAATAACGGTCAGGCGAAAGTCAGTTCGGTCGAGAGCACCGATAGTACCGTCAATTTCTACGACATCGCCAATGTTGAAAGGCTTTTTAAAGGCTAAAATAACCCCCGCAATAAAGTTGGCAGCAATATCCTGAAAGGCAAAACCCAAAGCGATACCAACTACGCCCAGTCCGGCAATGAGTGAAGTAACGGCTTTGTCTAACTCTAGAATCTCTAGCACGACAAATACTCCCAAGCTAAGCCCCAGGTAGTATACCAATTGAGTCAGTAAACGCTGAATGCTAACATCTTCAGTAGCGCGCCCGATAATCCGGGCAAATAGTCGCCGTCCCAGACGAGCCAGATTTAGGAAGATGACGAAAGTCAGAATCGCTAAGACTAAATTGGGTAGCATGGCAGTCAGCTTTTCTAGCCAAATATCTATTTTATTAAAAATTGTTTGGAGGGCGCTATTGACATCAAATTTCATAAAAGTGTAGGGTTGGTGCGGCCAAGCTAGTAAGTTAGAAAAAATCAAATGGGAAAGAGAACATGATAAGTGCTGATCTTTAGCAATTTCCGTTTACCACCGTATTCCTACTCTCATATCTATAAAATCGGCTACGTGACCGTGCACCTTAAGGGACACTCCAGCATTAAGTAACTTTCCTAATTGGTAGTAAATCGCGTAGCGTTGGAAGAATGATTTATCGCCTGTGGTTTGAGGTTGATAAGCGTTGTAGCCCATCTGCTGGGTAAAAGATAGTTTGCCGAAGACCAAAGCGTGCCCTAGGGTAAGTGATAGCCGTAATGGAACGGACTCATTATTTTCGCGTCGGGCCTGTTCAGCTTTAGCACCATTATAGTATAGCTCAGCCCCAGCCAAAAAACCATTAATATTACTGACCGGTCGTAGTGCCCCAGTTTCTATACCCAGATTTAGGTAGCTACTACGCTTGTATAGTGCGTTGGCTTCTAACGATCGGCGCGATCCGCCTAAGTACAAGTAGCGGTGCCAGGGTTGCACTCGTAAACCCGGTTGTCGGGCGTGAGTAGGAAATTGCTGATCACCAAAGTGTTTTTCTACTCCTAAAGACAGGGTAGGAAAGTTCATGCCCTTGTTAGGAGATCGTATGCCACCGTTGCTGATGTGGTTATAATTAGCAGACAGCCGTAGTATAGCATCTTCTTGCAAGCGATAATTCAGGGTAAGGCTGGCTAAGCCAATAAAACTAGTGGATGAACCAAAGAAGAGGTTATTCGGATTAGTTATTTCATCGTAAATTTTCGTTAAATAGCTAACTCCCACTTCGCCTCGAAGGGTTATAAACCAGTTTTTTCTAAAACTCAGATAAGGCTCACCAAACATGGTGAGATTATACGATTGTCCTAGTTCTTGAGGGTTTTGAAAGTCAAAGTACGTAACTCCGACTCCCACTTTTGTAAAGCAATTGCAACTAGCCCAGGCATCGGCGCTTTTCAGTACACGGCCAGCCTCTAGGCCAATTCCCCACGGGGTACTGTTAGCGAGGCTTTGCAGTACGGTAGCGTGAGGAATAATGAAGCCAACGTGGCTTTTCACCCCTACGTAAGGAGTATTTTCCTGCGCTAAACAGCCCAGGCTATTTACCAAAAATAGACTGGCTACAATAAGCGATATTTTCATAGTAGCAAAACTTAGAAAGCCATACGGATGAAAAATACAGTTGCTGGCGTAAGTATGGCTCTCGAGTAAGATAGATATATGGGATGAAAATAATTTCTGTTGGGCAGAATTCATCGATATTTTCCGGAATTTTGATTTCCTTTTGAATCGGAGAATAAATATTATCTTTGAAAAGCTACCCAACTAACCTACTACACTTGAAAAACGCACTTATCACTATCAGTACTATTATTGATCGGCTCAATGAGAGAGTTGGACGTGGGGTAGCTTGGCTTACTACCGTATTGGTATTAGTGATTGTTTACGATGTGGCAGCTCGCTACTTGTTTAACACTTCGTCGGCGGGTATTGTGGAGCTAGAGTGGCATTTGTTCTCCTTCATTTTTTTGCTGGGAGCGGCTTACGCACTAAAGCACGACCGCCACGTGCGGGTTGATGTATTCTATCAGAATTTTAGTCCTAAGAAGCAGGCTTGGGTCAACCTGATTGGTACATTGCTATTCTTGATTCCCTTTTGCGTAGTAGCAATGGTTGCCGCCTGGAAATTTACTATCAATGCCTGGACTATTCAAGAAGGTTCGCCCGACCCCGGGGGCTTGCCCGCTCGTTACGTGGTAAAGGCGGCTATTCCACTAGGCTTTTTGCTATTACTGCTACAGGCAATTTCATTATTTATCCGTTCCCTGCTCACCCTTACCGAAACTGCCCGCTCGTATGATTGATGCGCTACCGCTGATCTTATTTCTGCTCATCTTTATACTAATTCTGTTTGGGTTTCCGGTGGCGTTTACGCTAGGGGGAGTTTCAGTGCTGCTTGGGCTGTTTATCTTTGATGTAGACTTCTTCTATCTGCTGTCGCTGCGGGTGTACGGAACCATGACTAACTACGTACTGCTGGCGGTTCCACTCTTCATCTATATGGGGATTATGCTGGAAAAGTCAGGGCTGGCGGAGAGTTTATTGGAAACGATGGCCTTATTGTTCGGAAAGTTTCGGGGAGGCTTGGCCATTGCCGTAGTGGTTGTCGGAGCGATGCTGGCGGCTTCTACTGGAATTGTCGGTGCTACCGTAGTAACGATGGGGTTAATCAGTCTGCCTACCATGCTCAAACGGGGTTACAGTCCCGAATTAGCTACCGGAACCATCGCTTCTGCCGGAACGCTGGGGCAGATTATTCCGCCTTCGGTGGTGCTGGTTTTGCTAGGCTCGGTGTTGAACGTATCGGTAGGTGACTTATTCACGGCAGCATTGATCCCGGGTTTAGCGTTGGTGGGTTGCTATTTATTATACGTAGTAGGAATGGCCTACTTCCGACCGCAGCAAGCCCCGCCTATGCCGACTGAAGAGATAGCGCAATTTCGGGCAGGAAACATGACGGCTCAAATTATTAAAGCATTTGTGCTTCCGTTTTTGCTGATTATAGCGGTGTTGGGTTCTATCTTCGCCGGAATTGCTTCACCTACCGAGGCGGCAGCAGTGGGAGCTTTTGGTGCCTCCGTACTTACTATTATTCAGGGAAAGTTTACGCTACCTGTGCTGAAGGAAGTGATGCGGGAAACGACCCACCTCACTTGTATGGTGTTTATTATTCTGGTAGGGGCTACCGCTTTTGCGTTGGTTTTTCGAGGTTTAGAAGGTGATCGCTATTTAGTAAGCTTGATAGAAAGTGCTAACCTAAGCCCAATGGCTTTCCTAGCGATTGTAATGATTGCCGTATTTATCGCCGGGTTTTTTATTGACTTTATCGAAATTATTTTCATTATCGTTCCGGTGGTGGCTCCCATTTTCGACCGCATGGGCATCGACCTAATCTGGATTGGCATTTTGCTGGCGATGAATTTACAAACCTCTTTTCTCTCCCCTCCTTTCGGTTTTTCCCTTTTTTACCTAAAAGGAGTAGCTCCTCCCCAAATTACTACGGCGCACCTATATCGCGGAATTGTGCCCTACATCATCATCCAGCTCGTTTTCCTCGCCCTAATTATCCTCTTCCCTGAGATAGTAACAGTGTTGTTGGATTAGGGTAAACGGAGACCGGAGACCGGAGACCGGAGACCGGAGACCGGAGACCGGAGACCGGAGACCGGAGACCGGAGACCGGAGACCGGAGACCGGAGACCGGAGACCGGAGACCGGAGACCGGAGACCGGAATTTAATTTCGATGTGTTGTTTTTTCAAACTTGAACCCTGTAAATTTGCTCATTGCTCATTGCTCATTGCTCATTGCTTTACCACCCAATTAGGTGATGGTTCGTGGGCTTCGTCCATAATCCGGGTAATATCTTCAACTACTTCAGGGTTTTGACTAGCTACATTATTAGTTTCGCTAATATCATTTTCTAGGTTAAATAGCTGAATGTCTCCGGTGAACATTGGTTCCCGGATACCCTTCCAGTTACCCATGCGAACGGCTTGCCGCGAACCTTGCTCGTAAAACTCCCAATACAAATAGTTATGGCTACGCTGGTTTTCTGATTGACCCAATAAAGTTGGGACAATACTAGTACTCTGAGTATGCTCTTCGGGGTAATCAGCTTTCGCTAATTCAGCAAACGTAGCCATCATGTCTCCGAAATAACCGATATAATCAGACGTGACTCCCGCGGGAGTATGAGCGGGCCAGCGGGCAATAAAGGGTACGCGGATTCCGCCTTCGTGCATTGCTCGCTTGATGCCTTGTAGTGGTCCGTTAGAGTCGAAATAATCCGGATCATTACCCCCTTCACGGTGGGGCCCGTTGTCGGAAGTGAAAATAATCAAGGTATTTTCGTCAATGCCCCGCGCTTTCAGGGTTTCCACAATTCGGCCAATATCTTTATCCATTCGGGAAATCATAGCGGCAGTGCCTTTCTGGGCTTCCGGCCAATCGCGATCAGCGTAGATGCCGTAATCCGGTACTTCCATGCCTGCTTTACCCGCTTCGTTATTGGCGTGAGGGATAGTAAGCGCTAAGTATAAAAAGAATGGGTTGGAACGGTCTTGCTTCAGAAACTCTAGTGCTTCATCTACAAACAGATCGTGGCTGTAGGTAATTTTCTCGGTAGCGTAGCCTCCCACAAAGGAGCCATATTTATTATTAGTGCGTTGTACTACATTTTCTAAAAATACTGAATCTCGATTATTCCATAAAAATTCAGGGTAATAATTGTGAGCGTGTTTTTGGTTCAGATAGCCGTAAAATGAATCGAAGCCTTGCTTTAACGGATGGCCTTCCTGATTGATCTCACCCAATCCCCATTTCCCTACTAAAGCCGTTTGGTAATCAGCACCCTTTAGGACTTCTGCAATCGTTATATCCTCATCTCGTAATGTTTGACGATCAATATTGCCTCCGGCATTACCCCGCACCTGATTACGTCCCGTGTGTTGCCCAGTCATCAGTACCGCTCGGGAAGGAGCGCAAACGGTAGAACCCGCGTAGAACTGCGTAAATCTAATTCCTTGGGCAGCTAATTCGTCAATATCGGGAGTCTGAATGTCTGATTGTCCGTAACAACCTAAATCGCCGTAGCCCAGGTCATCAGCCATAATAAATATGATATTGGGTGACTCGAAAGTAACTTCCTCAGAGGCTACCTCGCTGGTGGTAGTTGGTGTAGTAGAGCAGGCAGAAAGGAGTAAGAATACAATAGGTAGTATGGCAAAGTTGCGCATGTAAAAAATGATTAGGTTGTTGCCAATAAGTTAGGGAATCTTGCGAAACGAAACAACTTAGGGCGAGGGGCAGGGGGTGTGGGGAATGACGAAAAATTGAAAGTTGTAAACACTATTCATTTTCCATTCTTCGGTACACTGCCAAGCTATCGTTACTTCGAGTGAATAATAAGTATGACTGATCGGCTCTTTCTTCGTAAATAATATCCCGCACATCGCCCCGTACCATAATTCCACTTTGGTTGGCATCTATCACCTCAAATTTCTTATTGTTCTGGTAGGTGAGTACCAACCCATAACTGGTATCGTAACGTCCGGTACTGATGCGGGTTAGCGACTGGTTGCCACCCAGGATCAACTCTAGCTGTCCATCTTGGTCAATGTCCGCCGATGCGATGGCGTATACCGGAGCGAACTGGGCTTTCAGTGGTAAGGGTTGAACGATCAATGTACCATCCTGATTTCCTAAATAAACTGATTCGAATAGCATAGCCGAGAGTGTATCGGCACCTGCTAATTGTTCAGTAGTAAAGAACTCACTAGGTGAAGTTTTAGCAAAGGTTTGGTAGTCAGGAAAGCGTTTTTTTAGCTCAATAATTTGACCGAGCAGTTCGTCTTTGCTGTAGGCGAATACTTCTTCACCCTGCAAATAATGGGTAAAAATAGGGTCAATTGAGCCATTCTGATCGAAATCGCTGTAGATTAAGCGAACTGGTTCATCGACCGTGGGGCGGTACAGGTTATTTTTTCCGAAGTTTCCGGCAACCAAATCCATATCGCCGTCTTGATCTAAATCAGTCGCGTGTAGCGTATTCCACCAGCCACTGCTGTTGGGAATTTCGGTAGTTTTTAGTTGCTGACCGGCTTCGTTGTAAAATAGCTGAATTGGCATCCATTCACCTACTACCACTAAGTCAGGATAATCGTCATCGTTTAAATGAGTAAAGGTAGCGTCGGTAACCATTCCTGGTTGCAGTAGCTGAGGGGCGAAAGCTTCAGTACTATCGGTAAAGCTTCCGGCTCCATCATTTTCTAAAATGTAACTGCGGGGCGAGAGTGGGTATTTTCCGGGAATTAACCTGCCTCCCACAAATAAATCTTGATCGCCATCCTGATCGATATCGGCAGCAGTAACCGTAGCTCCACTGGTGAGCATATCAGGAAGATTATCATTCGCTAAGACAAAATTTTCTTGACCACCATTAAGGTATAAACGATCTTGTAAGGCTGGGTCTTGTTCAGTGAAATCGCTACCGCCACTCACCACGTATAAATCTAAGTCACCATCCTGATCAGCATCAAAAAATACCCCATCAGTATCTTCTGAGCGGGCATCAGCAACAAGAGCAGGAGAAGCAAGTTGAGAGAAAGTCCCGTCGGGTTGTTGCAGAAAAAGTGCCCCCGCTTGTCCCTTTGCTCCGCCAATATGAAAATCAACTAAGCCATCACCATCAAAATCTCCTTGAGTTATTTTTGGGCCTAAATTGGAAATTCCCTGCGGAAGCATTTTATCCCGTTTAAAATCCAGGAACGAATTTTCCTGGTGGGCAAAATCAACGCCTAGTTTATCGTCAGCAGTAGTAAAAACTGATTGAGTACTCGGAGCTTTGTCAACTTTCGGTTGAGCATCAGTCTGTTTGAGAATGAGGGTCTGGTTGGCATTTATATCTTTTAGCGACTGGAAGGAGTTATTAGGCCAAACAATGGTTAGTTGCTCAACGGTAACGAGCGTGTCCAGACCAAATACTAGTTCGTAAGGAACCGAGGATTGGAAACCACGTACCGGAATCATTTCCTGATATTGAGTTTGCTTGTTATTTTGTAAATACACTTTAGCTCCTACTCCGAACCTATTTTCCTCGCTGCCTTGTAATCGTATTTTTAGATAATTCTTCTGCTTCTGATTATTACGGTAGATAAATACCTCCTCGTTTACGTTGTTAACTACTAAATCTAAATCTCCGTCGTTATCCAGATCAGCGTAAGCAGCAGCGTTGGACAGCGAAGGCTGCTCTAATCCCCAATCCTCGGTACGATTGGCAAAAGTGAGATCACCCTGATTTTGGTAGAGATAATTAGGAACCTCAATGGCGGGCATGTTCTCTACCAAGCTCATTAACTCTACATCTAGGTTTTGCTGCTGGACTTTTACCTGTTCGCCAACTACGTAATTCATAAAGTCCATATCCAGATAGTTACGGGCGTAACCGTTGCTGATAAACACATCTTTCCACCCATCCAGATCAAAGTCTGCCATTAGGGGTGCCCAACTCCAATCGGTACTGGAAATACCTGCCAACTGACCAATTTCTCGAAATTCAGATAAGCTGCTTGTATCTCGCGCCGGATAGCCCGTTTCAGTAAATTGAAGTGGGGCAGCAGTATTGAGTTGCAGCATATTGCGCATGGTTTGGTAGTGGAAGCCACTGCGAATAAGCTCGCGGTACTTATCGTAATTCTCGGAGCCGAGCGACATTTTTAGGCGATAGTTATCTTCGGGCAACATATCCAGGGTGATAATGTCGGGGCTAGCGTCATTATTAATGTCGGCGGCATCGCAACCCATTGAAAAAAGGGAAGTATGTTCTACGTATTCTCTCAACGACTCCTGAAATTCACCATTTTGCTGATTGATGTACAGATAGTCTTCTTCGTTGTAATCGTTAGTAACGTA
This region of Tunicatimonas pelagia genomic DNA includes:
- a CDS encoding VCBS repeat-containing protein, which produces MFTKNLSFYLLTATLIGSLSCSEPANDKQLFTLLPSSETGIKFKNVLRESEEFNVMKYGYFYNGGGVAVGDVNNDGLPDIYFSGNLVASKLYINKGEWDFKDATESAGVAAAGLWNTGVAMADVNGDGWLDIYVCRSAAASADRRKNLLFINTTATTGEVSFSEQGEAYGLDDAGYSTQATFFDYDRDGDLDVFVLNHSTQEFASFSNLVSQHKKRTNQQLGDKLFRNDGNRFTDISQEAGIIQNVLGFGLGVAVTDVNSDGWFDIYVTNDYNEEDYLYINQQNGEFQESLREYVEHTSLFSMGCDAADINNDASPDIITLDMLPEDNYRLKMSLGSENYDKYRELIRSGFHYQTMRNMLQLNTAAPLQFTETGYPARDTSSLSEFREIGQLAGISSTDWSWAPLMADFDLDGWKDVFISNGYARNYLDMDFMNYVVGEQVKVQQQNLDVELMSLVENMPAIEVPNYLYQNQGDLTFANRTEDWGLEQPSLSNAAAYADLDNDGDLDLVVNNVNEEVFIYRNNQKQKNYLKIRLQGSEENRFGVGAKVYLQNNKQTQYQEMIPVRGFQSSVPYELVFGLDTLVTVEQLTIVWPNNSFQSLKDINANQTLILKQTDAQPKVDKAPSTQSVFTTADDKLGVDFAHQENSFLDFKRDKMLPQGISNLGPKITQGDFDGDGLVDFHIGGAKGQAGALFLQQPDGTFSQLASPALVADARSEDTDGVFFDADQDGDLDLYVVSGGSDFTEQDPALQDRLYLNGGQENFVLANDNLPDMLTSGATVTAADIDQDGDQDLFVGGRLIPGKYPLSPRSYILENDGAGSFTDSTEAFAPQLLQPGMVTDATFTHLNDDDYPDLVVVGEWMPIQLFYNEAGQQLKTTEIPNSSGWWNTLHATDLDQDGDMDLVAGNFGKNNLYRPTVDEPVRLIYSDFDQNGSIDPIFTHYLQGEEVFAYSKDELLGQIIELKKRFPDYQTFAKTSPSEFFTTEQLAGADTLSAMLFESVYLGNQDGTLIVQPLPLKAQFAPVYAIASADIDQDGQLELILGGNQSLTRISTGRYDTSYGLVLTYQNNKKFEVIDANQSGIMVRGDVRDIIYEERADQSYLLFTRSNDSLAVYRRMENE
- a CDS encoding arylsulfatase, giving the protein MRNFAILPIVFLLLSACSTTPTTTSEVASEEVTFESPNIIFIMADDLGYGDLGCYGQSDIQTPDIDELAAQGIRFTQFYAGSTVCAPSRAVLMTGQHTGRNQVRGNAGGNIDRQTLRDEDITIAEVLKGADYQTALVGKWGLGEINQEGHPLKQGFDSFYGYLNQKHAHNYYPEFLWNNRDSVFLENVVQRTNNKYGSFVGGYATEKITYSHDLFVDEALEFLKQDRSNPFFLYLALTIPHANNEAGKAGMEVPDYGIYADRDWPEAQKGTAAMISRMDKDIGRIVETLKARGIDENTLIIFTSDNGPHREGGNDPDYFDSNGPLQGIKRAMHEGGIRVPFIARWPAHTPAGVTSDYIGYFGDMMATFAELAKADYPEEHTQSTSIVPTLLGQSENQRSHNYLYWEFYEQGSRQAVRMGNWKGIREPMFTGDIQLFNLENDISETNNVASQNPEVVEDITRIMDEAHEPSPNWVVKQ
- a CDS encoding TRAP transporter large permease, with protein sequence MIDALPLILFLLIFILILFGFPVAFTLGGVSVLLGLFIFDVDFFYLLSLRVYGTMTNYVLLAVPLFIYMGIMLEKSGLAESLLETMALLFGKFRGGLAIAVVVVGAMLAASTGIVGATVVTMGLISLPTMLKRGYSPELATGTIASAGTLGQIIPPSVVLVLLGSVLNVSVGDLFTAALIPGLALVGCYLLYVVGMAYFRPQQAPPMPTEEIAQFRAGNMTAQIIKAFVLPFLLIIAVLGSIFAGIASPTEAAAVGAFGASVLTIIQGKFTLPVLKEVMRETTHLTCMVFIILVGATAFALVFRGLEGDRYLVSLIESANLSPMAFLAIVMIAVFIAGFFIDFIEIIFIIVPVVAPIFDRMGIDLIWIGILLAMNLQTSFLSPPFGFSLFYLKGVAPPQITTAHLYRGIVPYIIIQLVFLALIILFPEIVTVLLD